From a single Arachis hypogaea cultivar Tifrunner chromosome 3, arahy.Tifrunner.gnm2.J5K5, whole genome shotgun sequence genomic region:
- the LOC112734917 gene encoding monosaccharide-sensing protein 2: MSGAVLVAIAAAIGNMLQGWDNATIAGSLLYIKKEFKLESEPTVEGLIVAMSLIGATLVTTCSGAVSDMLGRRPMLIISSLFYFLSSLVMLWSPNVYILLFARLIDGLGIGLAVTLVPLYISETAPPEIRGLLNTLPQFTGSSGMFLSYCMVFAMSLTKAPSWRLMLGVLWIPSLIYFMLTLFFLPESPRWLVTKGRMFEAKKVLQRLRGRDDVAGEMALLVEGLGVGGDTTIEEYVIGPVNEFSDVEDPSAGKEHIKLYGPDRAPSMIAKLASGQSSIGLASRKGSIVNQSALVDPLVKLFGSVHENIPETGNTLFSNFGSMFNVGGNQPRNEDWDVEESLARDGDDVSNAAAGDADDSLHSPLISRQPTSGMDKDAPAPAHGSQLSMRQGSNLQGNAGEPLGGSTAIGGGWQLAWKYSEREGPDGSKQGGFQRVYLHQDGTLGSKRESHLSLVGGADGLTDGEVVHASALVSQQALYNKELMNQQPVGPAMIHPSETGANGPSWSDLCEPGVKQALIVGVGLQILQQFSGINGVLYYTPQILEQAGVGYLLASLGLSSTSASFLISTVITLLMLPCIAVAMRLMDISGRRALLLSTIPVLIASLLILVLASFVDLGSAVNAGISTASVVVYFCSFVMGFGPIPNILCAEIFPTRVRGLCIAICALTFWICDIIVTYSLPVMLNSLGLVGVFGIYAVVCTIAWVFVFLKVPETKGMPLEVIIEFFSVGAKQAQAANNI, translated from the exons TCCTATGTTGAtaatctcctctctcttttattttttgagcTCTCTCGTTATGTTGTGGTCTCCAAATGTCTACATTCTCCTCTTTGCAAGGCTCATAGATGGCCTGGGCATTGGTTTGGCTGTCACCCTGGTCCCTCTCTACATATCCGAGACTGCTCCACCAGAGATTCGTGGACTACTCAACACGCTTCCCCAGTTCACTGGCTCCAGCGGAATGTTCCTCTCCTATTGTATGGTCTTTGCCATGTCACTTACCAAGGCGCCAAGCTGGAGACTCATGCTCGGTGTTCTTTGGATTCCCTCTCTCATTTATTTTATGCTCACACTCTTCTTCTTGCCCGAATCTCCAAGATGGCTTGTCACCAAAGGCCGGATGTTTGAGGCCAAGAAGGTTCTGCAGCGGCTTCGTGGCAGGGATGATGTTGCCG GTGAGATGGCTTTATTGGTTGAGGGTCTTGGAGTGGGGGGTGATACGACTATAGAGGAATACGTAATTGGTCCAGTCAATGAATTCAGTGATGTGGAGGATCCTTCAGCCGGAAAAGAGCATATCAAATTGTATGGGCCAGATCGAGCTCCATCCATGATTGCGAAACTCGCATCTGGACAAAGTTCCATTGGCCTTGCATCTCGAAAGGGAAGCATAGTAAATCAGAGTGCTCTAGTAGATCCTCTAGTGAAGCTCTTTGGTAGTGTCCATGAAAACATCCCAGAAACAGGAAACACCCTTTTTTCCAACTTTGGAAGTATGTTTAATGTTGGAGGAAATCAACCTAGGAACGAAGATTGGGATGTAGAAGAAAGCCTTGCCAGAGACGGTGATGATGTGTCCAATGCTGCTGCTGGTGATGCCGACGACTCTTTGCACAGTCCACTCATCTCACGTCAACCAACAAGTGGTATGGATAAGGACGCACCTGCTCCTGCCCATGGTAGCCAATTAAGCATGAGGCAAGGCAGTAATTTGCAGGGGAATGCTGGAGAACCCCTTGGTGGTAGTACAGCCATTGGTGGTGGTTGGCAGCTGGCATGGAAGTATTCTGAAAGAGAAGGGCCAGATGGGTCAAAACAGGGTGGTTTTCAGAGAGTCTATTTACACCAAGACGGGACCCTTGGATCCAAGCGCGAGTCTCACCTTTCACTTGTAGGTGGTGCTGATGGGCTGACAGATGGCGAGGTTGTTCATGCGTCTGCTCTGGTCAGTCAGCAAGCCCTTTACAACAAAGAGCTTATGAATCAGCAGCCAGTAGGACCAGCTATGATTCATCCATCTGAAACAGGTGCAAATGGGCCTAGTTGGAGTGATCTTTGCGAACCTGGAGTGAAGCAGGCGTTGATTGTGGGTGTGGGGCTTCAAATTCTTCAGCAG TTCTCTGGTATAAATGGGGTTCTCTACTACACACCTCAGATTCTTGAGCAGGCAGGAGTTGGTTATCTTCTTGCAAGCTTGGGCCTTAGTTCCACTTCTGCGTCGTTTCTTATTAGCACTGTGATAACCTTGTTGATGCTACCTTGTATAGCTGTTGCCATGAGGCTCATGGATATATCGGGAAGAAG GGCTTTGCTGTTGAGCACAATCCCGGTCTTGATAGCATCTCTTCTGATATTAGTGCTAGCGAGTTTTGTGGATTTGGGGAGTGCCGTGAATGCAGGAATCTCAACAGCAAGCGTGGTTGTGTACTTCTGCAGCTTTGTGATGGGATTTGGACCGATTCCAAATATCCTCTGCGCGGAGATCTTCCCCACGCGAGTTCGGGGTCTCTGCATTGCCATATGCGCTCTTACCTTCTGGATTTGTGATATCATCGTCACCTACTCTCTCCCAGTTATGCTCAACTCCTTAGGCCTTGTAGGTGTTTTTGGTATCTATGCGGTTGTGTGCACTATAGCCTGGGTATTTGTCTTCTTGAAAGTCCCAGAAACCAAGGGCATGCCACTAGAAGTCATCATAGAGTTCTTCTCTGTCGGGGCAAAGCAGGCACAAGCTGCCAATAATATCTGA